The following coding sequences lie in one Variovorax terrae genomic window:
- a CDS encoding Bug family tripartite tricarboxylate transporter substrate binding protein, with the protein MKTSSALFLRLAVGALALASSCLAHAWPDRPVKLIVPAPAGGNMDVTARIYATSLSREIGQPVVVENKAGAGGSIGVQAMLNAPADGHTILFTSSNVLSEIPYVFKPPYDPMNDVRPVAALARYRFVLVVAPDYPANDMAGLAAQLKVSPDQGNFASPSPGTLSQLGGEMLNRRFGVNMQHVPFSGTPPALLAVMSRQVTMYLDSVVTSAPFVRGGKLKPLGVAGTSRFPGLPQVPTFAEQGYPEFTDFTGFQGIVVSPKMPAADVDKLYAVTRRIASRPQFTDQVSQLGFEPVMPTSPQEFAQQLQAHYTSFGALIRTMNLKP; encoded by the coding sequence ATGAAGACTTCATCTGCCTTGTTCCTTCGTTTGGCGGTCGGCGCATTGGCACTGGCCAGCTCTTGCCTGGCCCATGCCTGGCCCGACCGGCCCGTGAAGCTCATCGTCCCCGCGCCGGCCGGTGGAAACATGGACGTCACGGCCCGCATCTATGCCACGTCCCTATCCAGGGAAATCGGCCAGCCCGTCGTCGTCGAGAACAAGGCGGGCGCAGGTGGCTCCATTGGCGTTCAGGCCATGCTGAACGCGCCGGCCGACGGCCACACCATCCTGTTTACAAGCTCCAACGTTCTTTCGGAAATACCGTACGTCTTCAAGCCTCCCTACGACCCGATGAACGATGTGCGGCCCGTTGCGGCGCTGGCAAGGTACCGCTTCGTCCTGGTCGTTGCGCCTGACTACCCCGCGAACGACATGGCCGGTCTGGCCGCGCAGCTCAAGGTTTCACCGGACCAGGGCAACTTCGCGTCCCCAAGCCCTGGTACGCTCTCGCAACTGGGCGGTGAGATGCTCAACCGCCGGTTCGGCGTGAACATGCAGCACGTGCCGTTCTCCGGCACGCCCCCGGCGCTGCTCGCGGTGATGTCCCGGCAGGTGACGATGTACCTCGATAGCGTCGTCACCTCGGCTCCCTTCGTGCGCGGCGGCAAGCTCAAGCCACTGGGAGTTGCAGGCACCAGCCGTTTCCCGGGCCTGCCGCAAGTGCCCACCTTCGCCGAGCAGGGCTATCCGGAGTTCACCGATTTCACAGGCTTCCAGGGCATCGTGGTCTCTCCAAAGATGCCTGCCGCCGACGTCGACAAGCTCTACGCCGTCACCCGGCGGATTGCGAGCCGGCCACAGTTCACGGACCAGGTGTCCCAGTTGGGATTCGAGCCCGTCATGCCAACCTCCCCCCAAGAGTTCGCGCAGCAGTTGCAGGCGCACTACACATCCTTCGGCGCGCTGATCCGCACGATGAACCTGAAACCCTGA
- a CDS encoding carboxymuconolactone decarboxylase family protein, whose protein sequence is MEMVDTDTKDPILVDLFGRMKQRLGTVLHVYRLLAWSPALVKAWTPFAGAMRFDLSVSRRLRELLIVQIAAQLGAHYEYEHHLHMALDEGISQAQIDALTQWRGSGLFDADESLVLQLADELAQSPGASAATMKSLQDRFEKKHVIELLVTGALYCAVARIINSLDVELEPDAEELQIRDVRPAS, encoded by the coding sequence ATGGAAATGGTCGATACGGACACCAAGGACCCCATCCTGGTGGACCTCTTTGGGAGGATGAAGCAGCGCCTGGGCACGGTGCTGCACGTGTACCGATTGCTGGCCTGGTCCCCGGCGCTGGTGAAGGCGTGGACTCCATTCGCGGGAGCCATGCGGTTCGATCTGTCTGTCTCGCGGCGACTGCGCGAACTCCTGATCGTCCAGATTGCCGCTCAGCTCGGCGCGCACTATGAGTACGAACATCACCTCCACATGGCGCTGGACGAAGGCATCTCGCAAGCGCAAATCGACGCACTGACGCAGTGGCGCGGCAGCGGGCTGTTCGATGCTGACGAGTCCCTGGTGCTTCAGCTCGCGGACGAGCTTGCGCAATCTCCAGGCGCGAGCGCGGCGACCATGAAGTCGCTGCAGGATCGTTTTGAAAAGAAGCACGTCATCGAACTGCTGGTGACCGGCGCACTCTACTGCGCCGTGGCCCGCATCATCAACTCACTGGACGTCGAACTCGAACCAGACGCCGAAGAACTTCAAATCCGCGACGTCCGGCCGGCATCCTGA
- a CDS encoding 3-keto-5-aminohexanoate cleavage protein, which translates to MHFLDGALLPENQEKLVITVAPYGPQWEPGDFPSDIAVSIDEQVQKAVDCYNAGATVLHFHVREDDGSGCKNLDRFNEVLARLKQAVPDMIIQVGGSISFSPAEDGEEAKWLSDEERHMLARLKPTPEQVTVAVNTGQMNIVEMMTPEDRAGTSFARQAVYDAYEEMIVPAGPAWLREHLAQLRANSIQPHFQITLKSGLVTLERMIRQGLYKGPLNATWVAISGGFDNPDPYSMMEFIRLMPDGSTLTLEAQMRAVLPINTMAIAMGLHVRCGIEDTLWGPSGEPISSVQQVEQLVRISRELGRGVASSQEARAIYKIGTHYETAEQTLSELRYPVARRPIRPALAERKAAS; encoded by the coding sequence ATGCACTTTCTCGACGGGGCCCTCCTGCCCGAAAACCAGGAAAAACTTGTCATCACCGTTGCTCCGTATGGCCCGCAATGGGAGCCGGGCGACTTCCCGAGCGACATTGCGGTCTCGATCGACGAGCAGGTGCAAAAGGCGGTCGACTGCTACAACGCCGGCGCAACCGTGCTCCACTTCCATGTGCGCGAAGACGACGGTTCCGGCTGCAAGAACCTCGACCGTTTCAACGAGGTGCTGGCGCGCCTGAAGCAGGCAGTGCCCGACATGATCATCCAGGTGGGCGGGTCCATCTCCTTTTCACCCGCCGAGGACGGCGAGGAGGCCAAGTGGCTGAGCGACGAGGAGCGGCACATGCTGGCGCGCCTGAAGCCCACGCCCGAGCAGGTCACGGTGGCCGTGAACACCGGCCAGATGAATATCGTGGAGATGATGACGCCCGAGGACCGCGCGGGCACCTCGTTCGCGCGCCAGGCGGTCTACGACGCCTATGAAGAGATGATCGTTCCTGCAGGACCGGCATGGTTGCGCGAGCACCTCGCGCAATTGCGGGCCAACTCCATCCAGCCACACTTCCAGATCACGCTGAAGTCGGGACTCGTCACCCTCGAGCGCATGATCCGCCAGGGCCTGTACAAGGGCCCGCTGAACGCAACGTGGGTGGCGATCAGCGGAGGCTTCGACAACCCGGACCCGTACAGCATGATGGAGTTCATCCGCCTCATGCCCGACGGCTCGACGCTCACGCTGGAAGCGCAGATGCGCGCGGTTCTGCCGATCAACACGATGGCGATCGCCATGGGCCTGCACGTGCGGTGCGGCATCGAAGACACCCTGTGGGGTCCGAGCGGTGAGCCGATCTCCAGTGTGCAGCAGGTCGAGCAACTGGTGCGCATCTCGCGCGAACTGGGCCGTGGCGTCGCGTCCAGCCAGGAGGCGCGCGCGATCTACAAGATCGGTACGCACTACGAGACAGCCGAGCAGACCCTCAGCGAACTGCGTTATCCCGTCGCACGCCGCCCGATACGGCCGGCGCTGGCGGAACGCAAGGCTGCCTCGTGA
- a CDS encoding mandelate racemase/muconate lactonizing enzyme family protein, which produces MKITSVQPFILHVPVTGSQIADSTHTITHWGVVGAQIGTEDGLTGYGFTGTHAHLPSDQLITRCIATCHAPLLLGEDARDVNRLWLKLARNPALQWVGRAGITTLSQAAIDIALWDLKAKAAGVPLWKLLGGQVREKVRAYNTDIGWLSLADDRLVEGARRAVAEGFTGIKIKVGSTVERDLRRLEAVRRAIGSDVTLAIDGNGKWDLPTCLRFCRAAEAFDVYWFEEPLWYDDVQGHAELARATRIPIALGEQLYTHDAFAGFFQRGAVHWVQPDVTRLAGLSEALRVCEAAHAHRLPVAPHAGDMSQVHVHLSYAHPACAVLEYIPWIKDCFTEPAEVVEGHFRLPQQPGAGTTPTAAAWASLRQPVA; this is translated from the coding sequence GTGAAGATCACCTCGGTCCAGCCGTTCATCCTGCATGTGCCGGTCACCGGCTCGCAGATCGCCGACAGCACCCACACCATCACGCACTGGGGCGTGGTGGGCGCGCAGATCGGCACCGAGGACGGGCTCACCGGTTACGGCTTCACCGGCACCCACGCGCACCTGCCGAGTGACCAGCTCATCACGCGCTGCATCGCCACCTGCCACGCGCCGCTGCTGCTGGGCGAGGACGCGCGCGACGTGAACCGCCTGTGGCTCAAGCTGGCGCGCAACCCGGCGCTGCAGTGGGTCGGCCGGGCCGGCATCACCACGCTGTCGCAGGCGGCCATCGACATCGCGCTGTGGGACCTGAAGGCCAAGGCGGCCGGCGTGCCGCTGTGGAAGCTGCTGGGCGGCCAGGTGCGCGAGAAGGTGCGCGCCTACAACACCGACATCGGCTGGCTCAGCCTCGCCGACGACCGGCTGGTGGAAGGCGCCAGGCGCGCCGTGGCCGAGGGCTTCACCGGCATCAAGATCAAGGTGGGCTCCACCGTGGAGCGCGACCTGCGCCGCTTGGAGGCGGTGCGCCGCGCCATCGGCTCTGACGTGACGCTGGCCATCGACGGCAACGGCAAGTGGGACCTGCCCACCTGTCTGCGCTTTTGCCGCGCGGCCGAGGCCTTCGACGTCTACTGGTTCGAGGAGCCGCTGTGGTACGACGACGTGCAGGGCCATGCCGAGCTGGCGCGCGCCACGCGCATCCCGATCGCGCTGGGCGAGCAGCTCTACACGCACGATGCGTTCGCCGGCTTCTTCCAGCGCGGAGCCGTCCACTGGGTGCAGCCCGACGTGACGCGCCTGGCCGGCCTGAGCGAGGCGCTGCGCGTGTGCGAGGCCGCGCATGCGCACCGCCTGCCGGTGGCGCCGCACGCGGGCGACATGAGCCAGGTGCACGTGCACCTGAGCTATGCGCACCCGGCCTGCGCGGTGCTCGAATACATCCCCTGGATCAAGGACTGCTTCACCGAGCCGGCCGAGGTGGTGGAGGGCCATTTCCGCCTGCCGCAGCAGCCCGGCGCGGGCACCACGCCGACGGCCGCCGCGTGGGCGTCGCTGCGCCAGCCGGTGGCCTGA
- a CDS encoding NAD(P)/FAD-dependent oxidoreductase, with translation MTTPAPTHRPHVVIIGCGFGGLEAARALRDAPVDVTLIDRTNHHLFQPLLYQVATAGLSAPAIAAPIRHLFRRQDNVTTLLGEVTGIDAAGRQVHLKDGSALAWDHLIVAAGATHSYFGRDDWAPLAPGLKTLDDAFEIRRRILLAFEAAEKEPDAERRAAWLTFVVVGAGPTGVEMAGTLAEIARHTLPGEFRHIDPASASILLVEGGPRVLQAMPEGLSQRAREQLEKLGVEVRLNARVSAIDAAGLEVQTGQGPGGADASSYRINSKCIIWAAGVAASPLGRLLARAIGSEEAQALDRAGRIRVQPDLSLPGHPEISVIGDLAAAQSHAPGREPRPVPGVSPAAKQMGRAAAANLLRRLRGEAGLPFHYSDYGNLATIGRNSAVVDLSSPLGPFRFSGYFAWLFWLFAHVYFLIGFRNRLVVLIDWASAYWSAQRYARVVTGVELPGPPGETPP, from the coding sequence ATGACAACGCCTGCCCCCACGCACCGCCCCCATGTCGTGATCATCGGCTGCGGCTTCGGCGGCCTGGAAGCGGCCCGGGCCCTGCGCGACGCCCCCGTGGACGTGACCCTGATCGACCGCACCAACCACCACCTGTTCCAGCCCCTGCTGTACCAGGTGGCCACCGCCGGCCTGTCGGCGCCCGCCATCGCCGCGCCGATCCGCCACCTGTTTCGCCGCCAGGACAACGTGACCACGCTGCTGGGCGAGGTCACCGGCATCGACGCGGCGGGCCGCCAGGTGCACCTGAAGGACGGCTCCGCGCTGGCCTGGGACCACCTGATCGTGGCGGCCGGCGCCACGCACAGCTACTTCGGGCGCGACGACTGGGCGCCGCTGGCGCCCGGGCTCAAGACGCTGGACGATGCGTTCGAGATCCGCCGGCGCATCCTGCTGGCCTTCGAGGCCGCCGAGAAGGAACCCGACGCCGAGCGCCGCGCCGCCTGGCTCACCTTCGTGGTGGTCGGCGCCGGGCCGACCGGCGTGGAAATGGCCGGCACGCTGGCCGAGATCGCGCGCCACACGCTGCCCGGCGAATTCCGCCACATCGACCCGGCCAGCGCCAGCATCCTGCTGGTCGAGGGCGGCCCGCGCGTGCTGCAGGCCATGCCCGAAGGCCTGAGCCAGCGCGCCCGCGAGCAACTGGAGAAGCTCGGCGTGGAGGTGCGGCTCAACGCCCGCGTCAGCGCCATCGACGCCGCCGGCCTGGAGGTCCAGACCGGGCAAGGTCCAGGCGGGGCGGACGCGAGCAGCTACAGAATCAATAGCAAATGCATCATCTGGGCGGCCGGCGTGGCGGCCTCGCCGCTGGGCCGGCTGCTGGCCCGCGCCATCGGCAGCGAGGAAGCCCAGGCGCTGGACCGCGCGGGCCGCATCCGCGTGCAGCCCGACCTGAGCCTGCCCGGCCACCCCGAGATCAGCGTGATCGGCGACCTCGCCGCGGCCCAGAGCCATGCGCCGGGCCGCGAGCCGCGGCCCGTGCCCGGCGTGTCGCCGGCGGCCAAGCAGATGGGGCGCGCCGCGGCGGCCAACCTGCTGCGCCGCCTGCGCGGCGAGGCCGGCCTGCCGTTTCACTACAGCGACTACGGCAACCTCGCCACCATCGGCCGCAATTCGGCCGTGGTGGACCTGAGCTCGCCGCTCGGGCCGTTCCGGTTCAGCGGCTACTTCGCCTGGCTGTTCTGGCTGTTCGCCCACGTGTATTTCCTGATCGGCTTTCGCAACCGACTGGTGGTGCTGATCGACTGGGCCTCGGCCTACTGGAGCGCGCAGCGCTACGCGCGCGTGGTCACGGGGGTGGAGCTGCCCGGGCCGCCCGGCGAAACGCCGCCTTAG
- a CDS encoding ion transporter encodes MLPAPPDTLGKPLAGWRLKLYTIIFEADTRAGRLFDQWLIAVVLLSVAVVVADSVQTLHQRFHLGFEVAEWAFTLMFTIEYIARLSCVRHPWRYATSFFGIVDLLAVLPTYLALLMPEAHALIDVRILRLLRMFRIFRLTAYVAEYQMLGSALAASRRKILVFLSVVLMVVLVMGTLMYVVEGPAHGFVNIPTSVYWAITTMTTVGFGDITPKTDLGRLISSVMMLLGWGTLAVPTGIVTAEMTVRRQARPPTTRTCHECLTEGHQPEARYCMHCGARLPRYQSDPPAAP; translated from the coding sequence ATGCTGCCCGCACCACCCGACACCCTGGGCAAGCCGCTCGCCGGCTGGCGCCTGAAGCTCTACACCATCATCTTCGAGGCCGACACGCGCGCCGGCCGCCTGTTCGACCAGTGGCTGATCGCCGTCGTGCTGCTGAGCGTGGCGGTGGTGGTGGCCGACAGCGTGCAGACCCTGCACCAGCGCTTTCACCTGGGCTTCGAGGTGGCCGAATGGGCGTTCACGCTGATGTTCACGATCGAGTACATCGCGCGCCTGAGCTGCGTGCGCCACCCCTGGCGCTATGCCACCAGCTTCTTCGGCATCGTGGACCTGCTGGCCGTGCTGCCCACCTACCTTGCGCTGCTGATGCCCGAGGCGCACGCGCTGATCGACGTGCGGATCCTGCGGCTTTTGCGCATGTTCCGCATCTTCCGGCTCACGGCCTACGTGGCCGAGTACCAGATGCTCGGCAGCGCGCTGGCGGCGAGCCGGCGCAAGATCCTGGTGTTCCTGTCGGTGGTGTTGATGGTGGTGCTGGTGATGGGCACGCTGATGTACGTGGTGGAGGGGCCGGCGCACGGCTTCGTCAACATTCCCACCTCGGTCTACTGGGCCATCACCACCATGACCACGGTGGGCTTTGGCGACATCACGCCCAAGACCGACCTGGGGCGGCTGATCTCCTCCGTCATGATGCTGCTGGGCTGGGGCACGCTGGCCGTGCCCACCGGCATCGTCACGGCTGAGATGACGGTGCGGCGCCAGGCGCGCCCGCCCACCACGCGCACCTGCCACGAATGCCTGACCGAAGGGCACCAGCCCGAGGCGCGCTACTGCATGCACTGCGGCGCGCGGCTGCCGCGCTACCAGAGTGACCCGCCGGCCGCGCCCTGA
- a CDS encoding RBBP9/YdeN family alpha/beta hydrolase, with protein MTVAPTVLVIPGLRDETPGHWQAILAGELPNAVSLPALGRTNIDLTARMAQIEAAVRAITGPAILVAHSGGAIAAAHWAQRTRSTIHGALLATPPLFAGPLGSEFPALAEFEREGWAPVPRSRLPFRTIVAASRNDPLGAYEDVCELALAWGARLVDLGASGHLNPASGFGPWPMAAQLIRELVAAGPADGFESPSQLRTA; from the coding sequence GTGACCGTCGCGCCGACGGTGCTGGTGATTCCGGGTCTGCGGGACGAGACGCCGGGCCATTGGCAGGCGATTCTCGCCGGCGAATTGCCGAACGCGGTATCGCTGCCGGCGCTGGGCCGCACCAACATCGACCTGACCGCCCGCATGGCCCAGATCGAAGCTGCCGTGCGGGCGATCACCGGCCCGGCGATCCTGGTCGCGCACAGCGGCGGCGCCATCGCCGCGGCGCATTGGGCGCAGCGCACCCGCAGCACAATACACGGCGCGCTGCTGGCGACACCGCCGTTGTTCGCAGGCCCCCTCGGATCCGAATTCCCGGCTCTGGCCGAATTCGAACGCGAAGGCTGGGCGCCCGTGCCTCGGTCGCGGCTCCCCTTCCGGACCATCGTCGCGGCGAGCCGTAACGATCCGCTTGGCGCCTACGAAGACGTCTGCGAGTTGGCGCTGGCGTGGGGCGCTCGCCTCGTCGACCTGGGCGCCAGCGGCCATCTGAATCCGGCATCCGGTTTCGGACCCTGGCCGATGGCAGCGCAGCTCATTCGCGAGCTGGTGGCCGCCGGGCCCGCAGATGGTTTTGAGTCCCCCTCGCAACTGCGCACTGCGTGA
- a CDS encoding AraC family transcriptional regulator yields the protein MAPISHLTRSASLTGYAALAQSAGLDPFAMMRKAGLPRRCLEDNEMLISLEAVCRLLDQCAEASRMEAFGLRLASRRHISELGAVSLVMKQEPSALRAVQTLLGYNRVLNDALLVRIEEEDDVVVIREHLMLGKVVPTRQAMELTVGVMFQVLRDLLGPGWQPRLVCFTHRQPRDARFHRSFLGTNLEFNSAFNGIVCAASDMARELTPEQGGLVSFARRFLDTELSQRKPARRETVRHLIAALLGNGRCTVERVAQHLGVSRQTLHRQLALEGEQFTSVLDSVRSEVALKLRNDSDHSLEDVASMLGFSSASAFAHWFRASFGMSFIRSRRDRQRATDKQFTATTEQ from the coding sequence ATGGCGCCGATCTCACACCTCACCCGCAGTGCCAGCCTCACGGGCTACGCGGCCCTGGCTCAGTCGGCCGGACTCGATCCATTCGCGATGATGCGCAAGGCAGGCCTGCCGCGCCGCTGCCTTGAAGACAACGAGATGCTGATCTCGCTGGAAGCGGTTTGTCGCCTGCTGGACCAGTGCGCCGAGGCCTCCCGGATGGAGGCGTTCGGCCTGCGGCTGGCCAGCCGCCGTCACATCTCGGAGCTGGGCGCCGTCAGTCTCGTGATGAAGCAGGAACCCTCGGCCCTTCGCGCGGTGCAGACGCTTCTTGGCTACAACCGTGTGCTCAACGATGCATTGCTGGTGCGCATCGAAGAGGAAGATGACGTCGTCGTGATCCGGGAACATCTGATGCTGGGCAAGGTCGTCCCGACGCGGCAGGCGATGGAGTTGACCGTCGGCGTCATGTTCCAGGTGCTGCGCGACCTGCTGGGTCCCGGATGGCAACCTCGTCTCGTCTGCTTCACCCACCGGCAACCGCGCGATGCGCGCTTCCACCGATCCTTTCTCGGAACGAATCTCGAGTTCAACAGCGCGTTCAACGGGATTGTCTGCGCGGCGAGCGACATGGCCCGCGAACTGACGCCGGAGCAGGGCGGACTGGTGAGTTTCGCGCGTCGCTTCCTGGATACCGAGCTCAGCCAGCGCAAGCCGGCGCGCCGGGAAACCGTGCGCCACCTGATCGCAGCGCTGCTGGGCAATGGCCGCTGCACGGTCGAAAGGGTCGCGCAGCACCTCGGCGTGAGCAGGCAAACCCTGCACCGGCAACTGGCTCTTGAGGGCGAGCAGTTCACGTCGGTGCTGGACTCGGTGCGCAGCGAAGTTGCACTCAAGCTGCGCAATGACAGCGATCATTCGCTGGAGGACGTTGCCTCGATGCTGGGTTTCTCCTCGGCCAGCGCTTTCGCGCACTGGTTCCGGGCGAGCTTCGGCATGAGCTTCATTCGTTCCCGGCGCGATCGCCAGCGCGCGACGGATAAGCAATTCACTGCAACAACGGAACAATGA
- a CDS encoding TetR/AcrR family transcriptional regulator yields the protein MSTAPARAARTPAAKPLKRPSQARARFTVQAIYDAFVRIWQRDGWERLTTRAVALETGISVGTLYDYFPNKTALLSGYVRHSVDVLLAEIERQAVQPAGLAWPQRVRTLVRLACGVEAPELPWFHPGMLTLEAQIAEPKHHRRVHEELLAAWGRVLDACTDLPARPSRDTLQALHLAVWGGRRYALLVGLQAQEAGRWAAQMERCCLAALQAPEDPALRIIAA from the coding sequence ATGAGCACGGCCCCCGCCCGCGCCGCCCGCACGCCTGCGGCCAAGCCCCTGAAGCGGCCCTCGCAGGCCCGCGCCCGGTTCACCGTGCAGGCCATCTACGACGCCTTTGTTCGGATTTGGCAGCGCGACGGCTGGGAGCGCCTGACCACGCGCGCCGTGGCGCTGGAAACCGGCATCTCGGTCGGCACGCTGTACGACTATTTCCCGAACAAGACGGCGCTGCTGTCGGGCTACGTGCGGCACAGCGTCGACGTGCTGCTGGCCGAGATCGAGCGGCAGGCGGTGCAGCCCGCCGGGCTGGCGTGGCCGCAGCGTGTGCGGACGCTGGTGCGGCTGGCCTGCGGCGTCGAGGCGCCCGAGTTGCCCTGGTTCCACCCCGGCATGCTCACGCTCGAAGCGCAGATCGCCGAGCCCAAGCACCACCGCCGCGTGCACGAGGAACTGCTGGCCGCCTGGGGCCGCGTGCTCGATGCCTGCACCGACCTGCCCGCCCGGCCCTCGCGCGACACGCTGCAGGCGCTGCACCTCGCGGTGTGGGGCGGGCGGCGCTATGCGCTGCTGGTTGGGCTGCAGGCGCAGGAAGCCGGCCGCTGGGCCGCGCAGATGGAGCGCTGCTGCCTCGCCGCGCTGCAGGCGCCCGAGGATCCGGCGCTGCGTATCATCGCGGCATGA